In the genome of Sphingomonas sp. LR60, the window ATGTCCTGCGGGATCCGGCCCCCGATCACGACCTTTTCGGGCGACACGACATGGCCGAGGATGCTGGCGAGCATCCCGAACGGGACGACTGCATCCTCCAGCCAGCGTTCCACTCCCGGCGTCTCGATCGTGATCGCCGCAACCATCTCTTCGACGGTCGCGAAGCGCGCGCCAGCGGCATTGACGTGCGTCATCAGCAGGTCGAGATTCGGATAGCCGCGATCGAGCAGCCACCAGACGCCGCCGAAATCGCCGGCGTTGCCCATCCAGCTGCGCACCGTGCGGCCATCGATCACCAGCCCGCCGCCGAAGCCGTTGGTCAGGTGGCAATAGGCGAAGGTCGCGCATGTCCGTCCCGCGCCCAGCAGACATTCATAGACCGTCGCGGCGGTCGCGTCGTTGTCGCAGAGTACCGGCAGCCCCAGCGCCTCGCCGAAGACCGCCACGATATCCACATCCCTCCAGGCAGCCAGCAAGGGTGGCGGGCTGAAGCGGATCGGATCGCCGACGAAGAACCCTGAGAACCCGATCCCCGCCCCGATCAATCGCGTGCGATCGATCGTGGTCTGCACGAGCAAGGCGTCCCGTATTCGACGAAGTTCGGCGACGACGCCGGCCGGTGCCATGTCGGGCATCGCCACGCTGGTATAGCCACGCACGCCCCCGGCGAGATCGACCACCGCCATCGATACCGCGTCACCGACGATCGCGATCCCCAACGTGAACGCGAAATCGGGGTTCAACTGCACCAGCGCGCTGGGATTGCCCGGCCCCGACGCCTTGCGACTGGCCAATGTCACCAGCCCCATGCGGGCGAAATCCCCGACGAGCCGCGCGACGCTCGACTGCGACAGATCGAGCAGTCGCACCACATCCGCCTGCGCGACTGAGCCACGCCGGACCAGCAGGTCGAGCAAGGCACGCCCGCCGCCGCTGATCGGTTTGTGTCCGGCGAGCGGCGGCATGGTGCCGATGGGCGCGATCTTCATGCGGATATGGTTAATCGGCTGTCACGAAGATGCAACCCACTCCGAATACTACCCGTCTCAGGTAATAAGCCGAATTACAAACATTCCGGGGGTTTTCATGACGGTTCATCGTGCCGCGCTGTGGCGGCTGCTCGTGTCGGTGTCGCTGATCGCCAGCGCGCAGGCCGGTTGGGCGCAACAGGCGGAGCAGGATCCTGCTGCGTCGGACGCGCCGGGCGACATCGTGGTCACCGGCATCCGCCGCGCCAATGCCACCGCGATCCAGAGCAAGCGCAACGCCACCAACATCGTCGACGTGGTCAGCGCCACCGACGTCCGCGCCCTGCCCGACAATACCATCGTCGAGGCGCTGCGCCGCATCCCCGGCCTGTCGGTGCTGCCCGCGACCGACAACGAGCATCCACGCGACGAGGCCGCGACGCCGGTGCTGCGTGGCCTTGGGCCGAGCTACAACAACGTCACGATCGACGGGCTGACGATCGCCTCGCCGGGCACGCCGAACGGCACCCTCGGTTCGATCACGCGCGGCGTGCGGCTCGACATCCTGCCGTCGTCGATGGTCAGCGAGATCCAGGTCGTGAAGACCTTCACGGCCGATCTCGATCCCAATGCCACCGGCGGCGCGATCAACCTGAAGACGCGCTCGGCGTTCGAGAATGGCGGCAAGCCGTTCTTCACCGCCGAGGCTTCGCTGGGCCATGCCAACGACACCGGCAAGCCCCGCGACCAGAGCGATCCCGGCTATCGCCTGATCGCGACCGGCAGCACCACGTTCGGGGCGGCGCATCAGTTCGGCGTGACGCTGTCGGCGAACTATCAGCAGCTGTCGAGCTTCACCGAAACCCATATGACGACCGACACGGTCCATTACAGCTTCTACGACAACAACGGCGTGCTCCAGAGCGGCAACAACCTGGGCAATGGCTATGCGGTGCCGCAGCAGGACAAATATTGGTACGTCATGGACAAGCGCGATCGTTATGGCCTGACCGCGAAGTTCGAGGCGCGGATCACCGATACGCTCGATGCCGTTGCGACCGGCGGCTATTACTTCTTCCGCGACAATATGGAGCGCAACGAGATCATCATCGATCCGCGCAACCGCGGTCGCGTCTACAACCAGACCGCGACCTCCGGCAGCTATCCGGGCGGCGATGTCGAAGTCGGTTATTCCAACCAGATCACGACGACGCGCACGCGCGTCGGTCAGGCAGGCCTGAACTGGCGCCCGGCCGACAACCAGCTCGTCAGCCTGCGGACCTCGGTGTCGAACGCGACCTATCGCGAACCGATCTTCATGGTGAAGTACGCCACCAACATCACTCGTCCGGCGGCGGTCGCCACGAACAAGACCGGCAGCGGCGTGACGATCAACGCGACGCCCGAATACGCCTTCAGCTACGACACGTCGGGTTTGGACCAGCGGTTCCCGATCAGCGCGTCGGCGTACAACAACCTCGCCAATTACAGCCTGCTCTACTGGCGGCCGGCAAGCGACTATGTGCGCGCGGCGGGTGACCGCATCTTCACCTCGCGGCTGGACTACGGCATCAATCAGGGGTTGGACGATCGCGGCGTCGGCGTCGCGACGGGTGTCAGCTACACCGACGACAAGCCGCGCTTCGACATCGGGCGGGCCGAATATCAACCCAATGCGAGTGCCCCGGCGCTGAACATGGCCGACGTGGTCGGGCCGTCGAACGCGATCATGCGGTATCTCGGCTACAACCTCTTCGCGCTCGACCCGGCCAAAGCGCGCGCGCAGGTCGAGGCCGCCCCGCGCAGCGCGTACAACGCCACCGACCAGACCGCCTTCAGCAACCAGGACGATTTCACGCACCACGAGAAGCTGTTCGGCGCCTATGCGATCGCGACCTATCGCAGCGACCGGCTCAACCTACAGGCGGGCCTCCGCTACGACGACACCACCCAATCGACGACCGGTCGCCAGCGGCAGCTCGACAAGGCGAGCGGCACGTACGTCTATGTCGACAAGCTGACCGGCTCTTCCTACCGCTACCTGCTGCCCTCGACGGTAATGACCTGGCACGCGACCGAGCTGCTCGATCTGCGCGTCGGGGCCAGCCAGACGCTGGGTCACCCGCCCTATGACGCTTATGCCGCGCGCACCTCGATCGGGTTCGTCAACCCGAACGATCAGGGCAACCCTAATGCGACCGGCGTCACGGTGACGATTGGCGCACCGGACATCCGCCCGCGCCTGTCCGACAATCTCGACCTCGCCGCTGACCTTCGCATCACGCCGTTCGAGGGGATGATCTCGCTCGCCGCCTTCGACAAGCGGATCAAGAACGAGATCTTCACGCTGACCAATATCGTGCCGTTCACGTTCGACGGCACCACCTATGCCAATGCCGCGGTCAGCACGCCTGCCAACGCCGCCGCTGCGCGCATTCGCGGACTGGAAGGGTCGGTGATCCTCAACACCTTGCGCCCGATCGCGCCGTTCCTGTCCGGCTTCGGCCTGTCGGCGAACGCCGCGCTGCTCGACGGACGGATCACCGTCCCCTATTCGCCAAGCGCCACCACCCGCGCGACCCGCTCGCTCGACCGGCTGGTGGGGCAGCCGGGCTATACCGCCAACGTCACCGCCTTCTACAATGCGCATGGACTGGAGTTGCGCGCCGCGTGGAACCGGCAGGGCAAGGCGTTGCGCACGATCATCAGCAACATCGGCTGGCAGGATCTCTACTGGTCGCCGCGCAGCCAGATCGACCTGTCGGCGACCTACGCGGTCAACGACAGCATCAGCCTGATCGGGCAGGTCGGCAACGTCACGCACCGCCGGATCACCAGCGTGACCGGGCCGGGGCAGAACCTGCTGAAGGACAGCTATTCGGCGCCGACCACCTTCTGGGTCGGCCTGCGCATCACGCCGCGCTTCTGAAAGGAACCGACACGATGAAGATGATGGCGATGGCCGGCGCATGCGCGCTGGCCGCAACGATGGCGTCCGGCACCGCGGTCGCGGCGCCCGGCGGCGGGGTGGCGGCGATCCAGCAACGGCTCGCCGATCCCGATGGCGGGATCGTGGTGGTCGCGCATCGCGGCTGCCACAACCCGGCACCGCGTCATGGCATGATGGGCAATGTGCCGGAAAACTCGCGCGCCGCGCTGGAGCGGTGTGTCGCGATCGGCGCGGACATGATGGAAACCGACGTGCGTCGCTCGGCGGACGGCACGTTGGTGATCCTTCACGACGCCACGGTCGACCGCACGACCGACGGCAGCGGCGCCGTCGACCGGCTGACCTGGGCACAGCTCTCGGGCCTGCATCTGCGCGACGACGAGGGCGGCGAGAAGGCCGCACTCACCGATGAGCGGATGCTGACCCTCGATCAGATCCTGGCGCTCGCCAAGGGTCGGATCATGCTCAATCTCGACGTGAAGGCGAACATCTATGTCGAGGTCGCCGCAGCGGTGCGGCGCGCAGGGATGGAAAAGCAGATCGTCATCAAGACCGAGGTGGGGCCGGAGACGCCGGCAATGGCGGCGCAGGCCCCCTTCGACCGCCTGCTCTACATGCCGATCCCGCTCAACCCCGACCGCAAGGCCGATCTCGCCGCGATCGTCACGGCGCAACTCACCGACGCCCGCCCGATCGGGATCGAACTGCCGCGGATGGATGCAGCGCAGCTGCCGCCGGTGGCCGCAATCGCCCGCGCGCGCCGGGTGCGATTGTGGATCAACACTCTCTGGGACGGATTCGTCGTCGGGTACGGCGGCGACGAACAGGCGTTGCGTGATCCCGATGCGGTGTGGGGTCGGCTCTATCGCGAGGGTATCACCATCCTCCAGACCGACGAACCCGAAGCACTGCTCCGCTATCGCGCGACCCTGCGCTGAACCGACGACCGTCGGGGGCATGAAGGCCCCCGTCGTGTCACCAAGCGATCATCAAGCCGCGGTATCGCGCGGCCATGGTCGCGTGGCTTCTTCCGTCGAACCGGGCGCGCTTCGGCGCGGCCCATGCCACGCGCTCGCTCGCCTGGGCCGCGATCGACCTGTTGCTCGCCTGGCACCTGCATGTCCGGGTCGGATTGACGGGCGTCCAGACCGGCTGGCTGTTGTGCCTGTTCCTCCTGGTCGGCGCGGTCGCCACCGCGCTCGCGGGACGCGCGCTCGATCGCGGCCGGGCGACGGACGCGATGGCCGTGCGCGTCCAATTGCCCGCCACCTGCGTCACCGCATTGTTGCTGTGGGCGCAATTCGCCGTCCACGGCGCCGCGGCGGCGATGGCCGTCGGTCTCGCATTTCGCCTGTCCTATGCCGTGCAGGACGTGGCGCAGAACATGCTCGCGGCGCTGCTGCCGCGCGATGATGCAGACGCGCGCGGCTACGCCCGGCTGCGCGTGATGCTCAGCGCCGGAACGCGCTGCCTGATCGTCGCCGGCTTCGCGCTGGCGACGGCGGCGGGGATGGTCGCGCTGCTGGCCGTGGTCGGCGCGTTGATGGTCGCGTCGGCCTTCGGTCTGCGCGGCGCGACCTTTGCGCCGCACGCGCCTGCCCGCCCGGCCGACCGCAGTGACCGGGCGATGCCAGCCGGACTGCCAGCGCTTCTGCTGGGCTGGATCATGACCGCGACGTTGCTACCGACCGTCACCCGCCTGCTGATCTTTGCACCCCCGGTGGCCGGCGCGTGGAGTGGCGGCGTGGTGCTGCTGGGCGGTTATTGCCTGGGGACGCTGATCGGCCCAGCCTTGCGTGAGTTGCTCGGCCGATCGGTCTTGCTGGCGATCATCGTGGCGAGCGGCGCGCTCCTGATCGTGCCGCTCGGTATCGGCCCGACCGTGCGGATCGCCGCCGCCGTGCTGCACGGCATCGGCGTCAGCATCATCAATGTCCACCTCTGGGTGGCCACGTCGCAGCTGGCGATCGACGAGCGACGCGCCGGGCGCAGCGCCGACGGGACGGTTTTCGGCGCGGTCATCATGACCCTGCATCTGGCCACCGCGCTGAGCATGGTCATCCTTGGACCGCTGATCGACCAGCTGGGGGACGGCCGTCATCAGGCACCGGCGATCAGCCTGCTCTTGACCGCACTCGGCGCGATCATGATCGCCGGTGCGGGACACCGCCCCAAGCCACGAGGCAGGCGAGTTCGGGCCAAGAGCTTCCAAAAACCGGCGTTGTAGCGACTTCAGCTAAGCGACGGCTGTTGACCCGCGGGAGCCGAGGCAGACGCCGATGTGACAGCCGGGTCTGCTGGTCCCTTCACGCATCATCGACCTTGGCCCAGATCGGGACAGGGTAGATGTGTCGAGCCCTTCGACTGTCGCCTAAGCATCGCCGATAGCGAAGCCTCTGCTCTACGCATTCCCGTTGCTTGATCGTCACTTTGCGAGATATTTACCTTGTTATTGTAACCTTCTCCTGTTTGCTGACGGGGCCGCAATGCAGGCAGATTGTTTCTTGACGTCAAAGCGTTAAGCGGCTCAATGATGGTTTTGTGAAACCGCGAAGACGCGCGGCAGAACTCTCCTAGAGGTGGTGATCCTTGGTCGAAAGTAGCGCCGAACGGGCGATCGCCAGAGCTGCGAACGTGCTGGCGGGAAAACTGCCGCAGATTCGCCAGATTTCGCGCAAGAGCTACGTCCTCCGGAAGAATCTAACGACGCGAAAGATCCTGAATCTGGCGTCGCTTACCTATTGCTTCGTCCGCGGCAAAACCGACGGCACCGGCGTGCCCTTTCACATGAAAGTGGATGTCACGCCGCGGTGTCAGCTGAGCTGCCCGGTATGCTTCCATGGCAAGCTGCAGAAATCCGAGCGGAACAAGCTGCCCAAAGCCATGGATCTGCAGATGTTCTCGCAACTTGTCGATCAAGTGCGCGGCCGGACGCATGTCATGGCCCTCTACAATCTCGGGGAGCCGTTGCTCAACAAGTCGCTTATCCCGATGATCAAATATGCTCATGCCGCTAATATCAACACGTACATCACTTCGAACTTCAGCCTTCCTCTTTCCGATGAGTTTCTGGCTGATCTTCTAAATTCGGGCCTGACCTCACTCATCGTCGCCGTCGATGGCATATCCGAGACGACATTCGGGCAGCAGCGGATTGGCGGCAATTGGAAGTCGGTCTCCGAAAACCTCGCGCGACTGAAGACCGTCAAGAAGCCCGCGGGCCTGCAAATCACCCTTCAGTACATCGTCTTCGACCACAACAGACATGAACTGGCCGCGGTGGAAGGATACTGCAACGATCTCGGGATCGATCTGGTCGTGTTCGAGGGCTCGACGACCCCCTGGCTGATCCAGTTCAAGCCACGCGAGGGGTGGGCGCCCCGGTCGAAGAAGATGTTGCCGCGCTGTGCATGGCCGTTCTTCTCCGCCCTCGTCGGGTCCGATGGCAACGTGTATGGTTGCTGCAATTATCGAATGGATGAGGTCAACGACAGGAACGTCGATGCGCGCTCGCTGGGCAGCGTTGCAACGGAGTCCATCACCGACATCTACAAGGGCGAGCAATATCGGGAGGCGCGGCGTCTCGTGACCGACCCCGCGGCGTCGGGGCCGAGCGTCGGCCACTTTTGCCATGGCTGTTCGGTCATTCAGAAATAAAGCGATCAATCGTTAACCACCTCACGCTACCGCTGCGGACGGAGGTGCTGATTTTGACGCTAGATCAGACAATTACCGGGGCTTCGCGGGTCGCGGGCGAACTGGGGATCAGGACGCTCGACCTGCAGGCGGACATCTCGGAGCTGTCGATGCGCGTCACCGCGCAGGCACGCACCATCGAGAGCGTCGATGCACAGACCAGTCGCCTGACCGACGACGTCGAGAACGTCGCCGATGCCGCGCGCGAGGCATCGGGCGCGACCACGGGGGCGCATGGGCTGCTCGCCAGCTCGCATGTTCAGATCGACGCCGCGATGGGTGACGTCGTCGATCTGATCGCGCAGGTCAGCCGCATTCACGACAGCCTCGGCGCATTCACCTCGGCGCTGGAAGAGGTCGGGCGCGTCACCGCGACGATCGACGCGATCGCCAAACAGACCAACCTGCTCGCGCTCAATGCGACGATCGAGGCCGCGCGCGCCGGCAATGCGGGGCGCGGCTTCTCCGTGGTCGCAGGCGAGGTCAAGAAGCTGGCGTCCGAAACCGCGGCGGCGACCTCGCGGATCAACAACTCGATCACGGCGCTGACCACGCAGGCCGATGCGATGCTCGGCCGCGTCGATACGGGCGTCACCAAGGCGCGCTCGGCGCATCAGGGCACGCATGAGGTCAAGGCATTGGTGGCGCAGTTGCGCGGGCTGATGGACGGGCTGGAACGCAACAGCGAAAGCGTGGTGCGGCGTATCGGTTCGATGCTGTCGGCGGTGGTCGAGGTGAAGACCGGGCTCGGGCAATTGTCCGAAACCTCCAGCGACAATGCCGCCGGGCTGCACCGCCTGTCGAAGCGGCTGACCACCGTCAGCGACGACACCAACGAATTGCTCCAGTTGCTCGCCGAAAGCGACGCCGACACGCCCGACCGCCCGTATATCCACTTCGCGATTGCCGCGGCGCGGCAGGTGTCGGAGGGGCTGGCGCAAGCGGCGGCGTCGGGAACACTCGACGACGCGACGATCCTCGGCGACGCCTACCAGCCGGTCTTGGGCAGCGATCCCCCACTCTTCACCCATCCGGCGATGGCGACGATCACGTCGCTTGCGCGGCCGCAGCAGGAGGCGGCGCGCGCCCTCCCCGGCTTCTTCGGGATGAGCTTCACCGACCGGCGCTGCTTCGGCGCCGTCGCGATGCCCGAACGGTCGCTGCCGCAGCGTCCCGGCGAGCGCAGCTGGAACACCGAATATTCGCGCGCGGGCGTCTTCTTCCACTTCCCCGATACCGAGGAGCAGGTGAAGATCACCAAGCCATTCTGCCTCAAGGCGTATCGCCGGCTCGCCTCTGACGGCAGCGTCATCCTGCTCAAACAGGTGATCGCGTCGATCAACGTCAACGGCAAGCATTGGGGCATTCTGCAGCTGGCGTACAAGGATCAGGGCTGACGGCGGCGGATAGAGCCCGGTCAGGGTGCGGTCCTAGGTTCGCCCGAACAGCTTGGCGACGCTCTTCATATCCAGCTTCACCCACGTCGGGCGGCCATGGTTGCATTGCCCCGAATGCGGCGTGACCTCCATCTCGCGGAGCAAGGCGTTCATCTCGGCCGGCGACAGCACGCGCCCGGCGCGCACCGAGCCATGACAGGCCATCGTCCCCGCGATCGCGTCCAGCCGCTCGCGCAGGCTCAACGCCTCGTCATAGGCGGCCAGTTCGTCGGCAAGATCGGTGACCAGCCCCTTGGGATCGCCGCTGCCGAGCAGCGCGGGGGTCGCGCGCACCAGCATCGCGCGCGCCCCGAACCGCTCCAGCTCGAGCCCGAACTCGGCAAGCTCCCCGACGCGTGCCTCCAGCCGGTCGCACGCCGGTTCATCCAGCTCGACCACCTCGGGGATCAGAAGCGCCTGCGACGCGACGCGCCCACCGGCAAGCGCGGCGCGCATCCGCTCCAGCACCAGCCGCTCGTGCGCGGCGTGCTGGTCGACCAGCACCAACCCATCCTCCGCCTCCGCGACGATATAGGTCTTGGCGACCTGCCCACGCGCGACGCCGAGCGGAAAGTCGGTCGTCACAGGTGGCGGCGTCCATGCGGGGACGCCGCGCGCTTGTGGTGGAGCCGAGAAGAAGGTCGGACGCTGATCATGGAACGATAGCCCTCTCCCCGCCGGGGAGCTTTGGGTCGAATAGGCCCCCGGCATATTCTCAACATTGCGGGGCGATGTTGACCCAAAGCTGGTCGGGTGAGGGGCTGCCCCAAGCGCGTCGCTCGGTGAAAAACCAACCCCTCCCCGACAGAGCCGGCGCTATGCTGCTCGTGCTGCCACATCGCCATGATGTCGGCCGGTGCCGAATGCGCCACCCGATGCCCCGCCGC includes:
- a CDS encoding ROK family transcriptional regulator, with translation MKIAPIGTMPPLAGHKPISGGGRALLDLLVRRGSVAQADVVRLLDLSQSSVARLVGDFARMGLVTLASRKASGPGNPSALVQLNPDFAFTLGIAIVGDAVSMAVVDLAGGVRGYTSVAMPDMAPAGVVAELRRIRDALLVQTTIDRTRLIGAGIGFSGFFVGDPIRFSPPPLLAAWRDVDIVAVFGEALGLPVLCDNDATAATVYECLLGAGRTCATFAYCHLTNGFGGGLVIDGRTVRSWMGNAGDFGGVWWLLDRGYPNLDLLMTHVNAAGARFATVEEMVAAITIETPGVERWLEDAVVPFGMLASILGHVVSPEKVVIGGRIPQDIAIALAARVAPPRTPMRNNAHFPLPEVVASEARGDTVAAGAGLLPFLKLFF
- a CDS encoding TonB-dependent receptor; protein product: MTVHRAALWRLLVSVSLIASAQAGWAQQAEQDPAASDAPGDIVVTGIRRANATAIQSKRNATNIVDVVSATDVRALPDNTIVEALRRIPGLSVLPATDNEHPRDEAATPVLRGLGPSYNNVTIDGLTIASPGTPNGTLGSITRGVRLDILPSSMVSEIQVVKTFTADLDPNATGGAINLKTRSAFENGGKPFFTAEASLGHANDTGKPRDQSDPGYRLIATGSTTFGAAHQFGVTLSANYQQLSSFTETHMTTDTVHYSFYDNNGVLQSGNNLGNGYAVPQQDKYWYVMDKRDRYGLTAKFEARITDTLDAVATGGYYFFRDNMERNEIIIDPRNRGRVYNQTATSGSYPGGDVEVGYSNQITTTRTRVGQAGLNWRPADNQLVSLRTSVSNATYREPIFMVKYATNITRPAAVATNKTGSGVTINATPEYAFSYDTSGLDQRFPISASAYNNLANYSLLYWRPASDYVRAAGDRIFTSRLDYGINQGLDDRGVGVATGVSYTDDKPRFDIGRAEYQPNASAPALNMADVVGPSNAIMRYLGYNLFALDPAKARAQVEAAPRSAYNATDQTAFSNQDDFTHHEKLFGAYAIATYRSDRLNLQAGLRYDDTTQSTTGRQRQLDKASGTYVYVDKLTGSSYRYLLPSTVMTWHATELLDLRVGASQTLGHPPYDAYAARTSIGFVNPNDQGNPNATGVTVTIGAPDIRPRLSDNLDLAADLRITPFEGMISLAAFDKRIKNEIFTLTNIVPFTFDGTTYANAAVSTPANAAAARIRGLEGSVILNTLRPIAPFLSGFGLSANAALLDGRITVPYSPSATTRATRSLDRLVGQPGYTANVTAFYNAHGLELRAAWNRQGKALRTIISNIGWQDLYWSPRSQIDLSATYAVNDSISLIGQVGNVTHRRITSVTGPGQNLLKDSYSAPTTFWVGLRITPRF
- a CDS encoding glycerophosphodiester phosphodiesterase family protein, with protein sequence MKMMAMAGACALAATMASGTAVAAPGGGVAAIQQRLADPDGGIVVVAHRGCHNPAPRHGMMGNVPENSRAALERCVAIGADMMETDVRRSADGTLVILHDATVDRTTDGSGAVDRLTWAQLSGLHLRDDEGGEKAALTDERMLTLDQILALAKGRIMLNLDVKANIYVEVAAAVRRAGMEKQIVIKTEVGPETPAMAAQAPFDRLLYMPIPLNPDRKADLAAIVTAQLTDARPIGIELPRMDAAQLPPVAAIARARRVRLWINTLWDGFVVGYGGDEQALRDPDAVWGRLYREGITILQTDEPEALLRYRATLR
- a CDS encoding radical SAM/SPASM domain-containing protein, which produces MVESSAERAIARAANVLAGKLPQIRQISRKSYVLRKNLTTRKILNLASLTYCFVRGKTDGTGVPFHMKVDVTPRCQLSCPVCFHGKLQKSERNKLPKAMDLQMFSQLVDQVRGRTHVMALYNLGEPLLNKSLIPMIKYAHAANINTYITSNFSLPLSDEFLADLLNSGLTSLIVAVDGISETTFGQQRIGGNWKSVSENLARLKTVKKPAGLQITLQYIVFDHNRHELAAVEGYCNDLGIDLVVFEGSTTPWLIQFKPREGWAPRSKKMLPRCAWPFFSALVGSDGNVYGCCNYRMDEVNDRNVDARSLGSVATESITDIYKGEQYREARRLVTDPAASGPSVGHFCHGCSVIQK
- a CDS encoding methyl-accepting chemotaxis protein — encoded protein: MTLDQTITGASRVAGELGIRTLDLQADISELSMRVTAQARTIESVDAQTSRLTDDVENVADAAREASGATTGAHGLLASSHVQIDAAMGDVVDLIAQVSRIHDSLGAFTSALEEVGRVTATIDAIAKQTNLLALNATIEAARAGNAGRGFSVVAGEVKKLASETAAATSRINNSITALTTQADAMLGRVDTGVTKARSAHQGTHEVKALVAQLRGLMDGLERNSESVVRRIGSMLSAVVEVKTGLGQLSETSSDNAAGLHRLSKRLTTVSDDTNELLQLLAESDADTPDRPYIHFAIAAARQVSEGLAQAAASGTLDDATILGDAYQPVLGSDPPLFTHPAMATITSLARPQQEAARALPGFFGMSFTDRRCFGAVAMPERSLPQRPGERSWNTEYSRAGVFFHFPDTEEQVKITKPFCLKAYRRLASDGSVILLKQVIASINVNGKHWGILQLAYKDQG